Genomic DNA from uncultured Methanospirillum sp.:
GATGCGGCTTTGGATTTATCAAGTCTCCTGAGAGAAAGGGAAGTCCCATCCTTCCATTCATCAGGGATCAGATCAAGAACCGAAACCTCTTTTACCGTGTCTTCCTGGCATCCGGTGATCTCAAGGAATGACGCGTTTACATTCTGAATAGTTCCGTCTTCATCGATAAAGAGCAGTCCGTCACGGCTGACATCACAGATCTCCTGAAGAGCATGAGCCATCAGATAGAATTTTGTCTCCAATCTATGTCGTGATACAAGGAGATTGATGATCTGGGTGAATGCAAGGTACTGGAGAGGACCTTCTGACCCCTTTTCCAGGAAAAAATCTGCACCAGACTGCAGGGCTTCAAGTGCCGTGATCTCATCACCATGCCCGGTCTGGATCACAAATGGGATCGAC
This window encodes:
- a CDS encoding response regulator, giving the protein MIRILVVDDLEALLDVVKYILESNPDFSVDTATSVAQALGFLEEHEYDIIISDYYMPEVNGLEFLKQVRSMNLSIPFVIQTGHGDEITALEALQSGADFFLEKGSEGPLQYLAFTQIINLLVSRHRLETKFYLMAHALQEICDVSRDGLLFIDEDGTIQNVNASFLEITGCQEDTVKEVSVLDLIPDEWKDGTSLSLRRLDKSKAASEEFRREFIRCTGDRIPVSIRARIVHDEFGEPEGMWLIIRDLSDSSGSCV